One Etheostoma cragini isolate CJK2018 chromosome 6, CSU_Ecrag_1.0, whole genome shotgun sequence DNA window includes the following coding sequences:
- the pigv gene encoding GPI mannosyltransferase 2, with amino-acid sequence MTMDVRAVLEFATVTRGLSLFLQAVFNAVIPDHDADAFRPPRTEEPLYLDSAVEWLLGGLSRWDAEHFLFIAERGYLYEHNFAFFPLFPVILRGLAETLLWPLSSWLSVRGRLLVAVALGNSALFLLSVVALYALSRIVLQDRRLALLSSLLYCITPANVFMTAGYSESLFAALTFGGLFLLEKGFTFRACLALSIATAARSNGLVNIGFLLYLPSLHAISQIRVFRTTTKGHSKVFHYIWAIIRLLLTSLLGTAIIALPFFAFQYYGYRTFCTPSVSLERIPPALLSLAELKGYRVPDENGPPPLWCMRPLPLLYSHIQDVYWDVGFLRYFELKQIPNFILALPMATLGIMAAYAYFHANPELCLRLGLWETDANKRLDKPTPGLFNPRVFVYVVHSTVLLGFGLLCMHVQVLTRFMASSSPVPFWISAHLLLLNEPLLHRRKTSNPNVQLQTHSGNGCKHTAQNPIIALLPHFKTCSPTTQSILGYFISYWLLGLALHCNFLPWT; translated from the exons ATGACTATGGATGTCAGAGCAGTTTTGGAGTTTGCCACAGTTACCAGGGGTCTGTCGTTGTTTTTGCAG GCTGTATTCAATGCTGTCATCCCTGACCATGATGCTGATGCGTTCAGACCCCCACGGACAGAGGAGCCTCTGTACTTGGACTCCGCAGTGGAGTGGTTGCTGGGTGGCCTCTCTCGCTGGGATGCCGAGCACTTCCTCTTCATTGCTGAGAGAGGATACCTTTATGAGCACAACTTTGCTTTCTTCCCCCTCTTTCCCGTCATCCTCCGGGGGCTGGCCGAGACGCTGCTGTGGCCCTTGAGCAGCTGGCTAAGTGTGCGGGGGCGTTTGCTGGTGGCTGTGGCTCTGGGGAACAGTGCCCTCTTCCTGCTGAGTGTGGTTGCCTTGTATGCGCTCAGTAGGATAGTTCTTCAGGACCGGCGTCTCGCACTGCTGTCCAGCCTACTGTACTGCATCACACCTGCCAATGTTTTCATGACCGCTGGATACTCAGAGAGCCTGTTTGCTGCACTCACATTTGGTGGTCTGTTCCTCCTGGAGAAAGGATTCACCTTTCGAGCCTGCCTGGCTCTCAGTATAGCCACTGCAGCACGATCTAATGGACTTGTTAACATAGGATTTTTACTCTATCTTCCATCACTGCACGCTATTTCCCAAATTCGTGTATTtcgaacaacaacaaaaggccACAGTAAAGTCTTCCATTATATCTGGGCCATCATCCGTCTCCTGCTTACCTCTCTCTTGGGAACTGCCATTATTGCCCTTCCCTTTTTTGCTTTCCAGTACTATGGGTATAGGACGTTTTGCACACCATCTGTCTCCTTGGAACGGATCCCCCCTGCTCTTCTGTCGCTGGCTGAACTTAAGGGCTACCGGGTTCCAGATGAAAATGGTCCACCGCCCCTCTGGTGCATGAGACCTCTCCCCCTGCTTTATTCTCATATCCAGGATGTTTATTGGGATGTGGGCTTCCTCCGCTACTTTGAGCTAAAGCAGATACCAAACTTTATTCTGGCTCTACCTATGGCTACCCTCGGCATAATGGCAGCTTATGCATATTTTCACGCCAATCCAGAACTGTGTCTGAGACTTGGACTTTGGGAGACGGATGCAAATAAACGACTTGACAAACCTACACCAGGATTGTTCAATCCCagagtgtttgtgtatgttgtcCATTCAACAGTACTTCTGGGGTTTGGACtattgtgcatgcatgtgcag GTTCTAACCAGATTCATGGCCTCCTCGTCTCCCGTGCCCTTCTGGATAAGTGCACACCTGCTTCTCCTCAACGAACCACTGCTTCATCGAAGAAAGACGTCAAATCCCAATGTACAGCTACAGACACATTCCGGAAATGGATGCAAGCACACAGCTCAAAACCCTATTATTGCACTTCTGCCACACTTTAAAACCTGTTCTCCTACCACACAGAGCATCCTGGGATACTTTATCTCTTACTGGCTGCTGGGCCTGGCACTGCATTGTAACTTCTTGCCATGGACGTGA
- the zdhhc18a gene encoding palmitoyltransferase ZDHHC18a isoform X2, which translates to MMKNCEYQQIDPRALSVSHSSAQNHTGKKVQRSRRKWEVFPGKNRFFCDGRIILARQSGVLPLTLGLIVVTCGLFFAFDCPFLVEHLTVFIPVIGGVLCVFVLISLLRTSFTDPGILPRATPDEAADIEKQIDTSGSSTYRPPPRTKEILINQQVVKLKYCFTCKMFRPPRTSHCSLCDNCVERFDHHCPWVGNCVGKRNYRFFYSFIISLSFLTSFIFGCVITHITLRSQEGKNLVQAIQESPASVVELVICFFSIWSIMGLSGFHTYLVASNLTTNEDIKGSWSSKRCAKDSGNPYSYNSIITNCCATLCGPMPPSLIDRRGFLPFDEAIPAASASEMELPRFAAKNDAHMEENCQDFALSCTA; encoded by the exons ATGATGAAGAACTGCGAGTACCAGCAAATTGACCCGCGGGCGCTGTCGGTGTCACACTCGTCCGCACAGAACCACACCGGGAAGAAAGTGCAGCGGTCGCGGAGGAAATGGGAAGTGTTTCCAGGAAAAAACAGGTTTTTCTGCGATGGACGGATCATCCTGGCCAGACAGAGCGGTGTCCTTCCTCTGACACTGGGCCTTATTGTTGTCACGTGTGGCCTTTTCTTTGCATTCGA ttgccCATTCCTGGTAGAGCATCTGACCGTCTTTATACCTGTGATTGGTGGggtgctttgtgtgtttgtgctcatcTCCCTGCTGAGAACCAGCTTTACAGACCCAGGCATCTTACCTAGGGCCACCCCAGACGAAGCAGCCGACATAGAGAAGCAGAtag ATACCTCAGGATCCTCTACGTATCGCCCCCCTCCGCGGACCAAGGAGATCCTCATCAACCAGCAGGTGGTAAAGCTCAAATACTGCTTCACTTGTAAAATGTTCCGCCCTCCTCGGACCTCCCACTGCAGCCTGTGTGACAACTGTGTGG AACGATTTGACCACCACTGCCCGTGGGTGGGGAACTGTGTGGGGAAACGCAATTACCGCTTTTTCTACAGCTTCatcatctctctgtcttttctgacATCTTTTATATTCGGCTGTGTCATCACGCACATTACCCTGC GTTCTCAAGAAGGTAAAAACCTCGTGCAAGCCATTCAGGAGAGCCCGGCCAG TGTGGTGGAGTTGGTGATTTGTTTCTTCTCCATCTGGTCTATTATGGGCCTCTCTGGCTTCCATACTTATTTAGTGGCCTCCAACCTCACAACAAATGAAGAC ATAAAGGGCTCCTGGTCAAGTAAAAGGTGTGCAAAGGATTCTGGGAATCCGTACAGTTACAACAGTATTATAACCAACTGCTGTGCAACGTTATGTGGTCCCATGCCCCCAAG TCTGATTGACAGAAGAGGTTTCCTGCCTTTTGATGAGGCAATCCCTGCTGCTTCAGCCTCGGAGATGGAGCTGCCTCGCTTCGCAGCCAAGAATGACGCACACATG GAGGAGAACTGTCAGGATTTTGCTTTGTCCTGCACAGCCTGA
- the zdhhc18a gene encoding palmitoyltransferase ZDHHC18a isoform X1 has translation MMKNCEYQQIDPRALSVSHSSAQNHTGKKVQRSRRKWEVFPGKNRFFCDGRIILARQSGVLPLTLGLIVVTCGLFFAFDCPFLVEHLTVFIPVIGGVLCVFVLISLLRTSFTDPGILPRATPDEAADIEKQIDTSGSSTYRPPPRTKEILINQQVVKLKYCFTCKMFRPPRTSHCSLCDNCVERFDHHCPWVGNCVGKRNYRFFYSFIISLSFLTSFIFGCVITHITLRSQEGKNLVQAIQESPASVVELVICFFSIWSIMGLSGFHTYLVASNLTTNEDIKGSWSSKRCAKDSGNPYSYNSIITNCCATLCGPMPPSLIDRRGFLPFDEAIPAASASEMELPRFAAKNDAHMCTQSTKDVLERVVHSFNFHGLCPPGTPKTTPLGLEVSSMATPSTEPSPSGGCSGQHALKPVAAPCPPFSRSKRRDSLHSINPAFRLASPSPPLSRTTVILDDATDVGFIPLP, from the exons ATGATGAAGAACTGCGAGTACCAGCAAATTGACCCGCGGGCGCTGTCGGTGTCACACTCGTCCGCACAGAACCACACCGGGAAGAAAGTGCAGCGGTCGCGGAGGAAATGGGAAGTGTTTCCAGGAAAAAACAGGTTTTTCTGCGATGGACGGATCATCCTGGCCAGACAGAGCGGTGTCCTTCCTCTGACACTGGGCCTTATTGTTGTCACGTGTGGCCTTTTCTTTGCATTCGA ttgccCATTCCTGGTAGAGCATCTGACCGTCTTTATACCTGTGATTGGTGGggtgctttgtgtgtttgtgctcatcTCCCTGCTGAGAACCAGCTTTACAGACCCAGGCATCTTACCTAGGGCCACCCCAGACGAAGCAGCCGACATAGAGAAGCAGAtag ATACCTCAGGATCCTCTACGTATCGCCCCCCTCCGCGGACCAAGGAGATCCTCATCAACCAGCAGGTGGTAAAGCTCAAATACTGCTTCACTTGTAAAATGTTCCGCCCTCCTCGGACCTCCCACTGCAGCCTGTGTGACAACTGTGTGG AACGATTTGACCACCACTGCCCGTGGGTGGGGAACTGTGTGGGGAAACGCAATTACCGCTTTTTCTACAGCTTCatcatctctctgtcttttctgacATCTTTTATATTCGGCTGTGTCATCACGCACATTACCCTGC GTTCTCAAGAAGGTAAAAACCTCGTGCAAGCCATTCAGGAGAGCCCGGCCAG TGTGGTGGAGTTGGTGATTTGTTTCTTCTCCATCTGGTCTATTATGGGCCTCTCTGGCTTCCATACTTATTTAGTGGCCTCCAACCTCACAACAAATGAAGAC ATAAAGGGCTCCTGGTCAAGTAAAAGGTGTGCAAAGGATTCTGGGAATCCGTACAGTTACAACAGTATTATAACCAACTGCTGTGCAACGTTATGTGGTCCCATGCCCCCAAG TCTGATTGACAGAAGAGGTTTCCTGCCTTTTGATGAGGCAATCCCTGCTGCTTCAGCCTCGGAGATGGAGCTGCCTCGCTTCGCAGCCAAGAATGACGCACACATG TGCACGCAGAGCACCAAGGACGTGTTGGAGAGGGTGGTTCACTCTTTCAACTTTCATGGCCTGTGCCCCCCTGGAACCCCGAAGACCACCCCTCTGGGCCTGGAGGTTTCCAGCATGGCAACGCCTTCCACGGAACCTTCACCCTCCGGTGGCTGCTCAGGCCAGCACGCCCTCAAGCCTGTGGCCGCTCCTTGCCCCCCCTTCAGCAGAAGCAAAAGGAGGGACTCGCTGCACTCCATCAACCCGGCCTTCCGCCTGGCTTCTCCCTCCCCGCCGCTGAGCCGCACCACAGTGATCTTAGACGATGCAACCGATGTGGGCTTCATCCCGCTACCCTGA